The genomic region TACAGCCATCGATGCGATCGCTCACAAGCATAATGTGCAGCCAGGCGCGATGATCCCGATTCTCCAGGAAATTCAGGAGGCGTATGGTTATGTTCCTCCGGTGGCCATCCAGCGGATAGCGGAGAACACGGGTGTCCCTGTGAGCGAGTTGTATGGCATTGTTACTTTCTACTCCCAGTTTCGGCTTCAGCCTCTGGGCAAAAATCATGTTAAGGTGTGTCACGGCACTGCCTGTCATCTGGGAGGAGCGGAAAGGATAGCCCACTCCATCGAACAGGTGACCGGTGCCAAAGAGGGCGAGACCAGCAAAGACGGGCTTTTCACCGTAGAGCGGGTCGCCTGTCTGGGCTGTTGCAGCTTATCTCCGTGCATCACCGTCAATGACCAGGTCCACGGGCAGATTTCTCCGGAGGCTACGCACAAATTGATGAGTCAGATCAAGGAGTCGGAAGGGGTTGTTGAGTCGGTAAAGGTTGGATAGATGGTCTCGGAGACGAACAGGAGCGTTCGATGTTTACAGAAAAAGATGGATATTCCCCCAATGGGCATCGCACTGTGCTAGTGTGCGAGGGCACCGGCTGCACATCATCCAAGTCAGATCAGATACGGGAGACGCTGGAGGAAGAGGTCAAAAAGGCTGGTCTGGATAACGTCAAGGTCGATTTCACAGGCTGCCACGGTTTTTGTCAGCAGGGCCCGATTGTCATTGTGGAACCTGAAGGCACTTTCTACGCCCATGTGAAGGTAGAGGATTCGGCAGAGATCGTCTGGTCTCATCTTAAAGAAGGCAAACCCGTAGAGCGGCTTTTCTATCGCGATCCGGTGAGCAATCAGGCTATACCCACTTATGGCGAGATAAACTTCTATAAGAAACAGAAGCGACTCATCCTGCGAAACTGCGGCCATATCAATCCGGAAAGCATCGATGACTATATTGCCGTCGAGGGGTATCAAGCCCTGAAGAAGGCACTTCTGGAAATGTCTCCCGAACAGGTGTTGGAAGAAGTGAGACGTTCCGGGCTCAGAGGTCGGGGAGGCGCCGGTTTCTCGACTGCCC from Dehalococcoidia bacterium harbors:
- the nuoE gene encoding NADH-quinone oxidoreductase subunit NuoE translates to MNSETMVRETPSLTAIDAIAHKHNVQPGAMIPILQEIQEAYGYVPPVAIQRIAENTGVPVSELYGIVTFYSQFRLQPLGKNHVKVCHGTACHLGGAERIAHSIEQVTGAKEGETSKDGLFTVERVACLGCCSLSPCITVNDQVHGQISPEATHKLMSQIKESEGVVESVKVG